The following coding sequences lie in one Micromonospora sp. R77 genomic window:
- a CDS encoding DUF1330 domain-containing protein, protein MSAFALAHLRTPQVNDDIVEYLEKIQATLDPYAGRFRVHGPDPEVIEGEWPGTVVIIEFPDVERARAWYASPAYQEILPLRLRHIEGSAIIVEGVGPDYDPATRVRRPEVAGER, encoded by the coding sequence ATGTCCGCGTTCGCGCTCGCCCACCTGCGTACCCCGCAGGTCAACGACGACATCGTCGAATACCTGGAGAAGATCCAGGCGACCCTCGACCCGTACGCGGGTCGGTTCCGGGTGCACGGCCCGGATCCGGAGGTGATCGAGGGGGAGTGGCCGGGCACCGTCGTGATCATCGAGTTCCCGGACGTCGAGCGGGCCCGCGCCTGGTACGCCTCCCCGGCGTACCAGGAGATCCTGCCCTTGCGGCTGCGGCACATCGAGGGCTCGGCGATCATCGTCGAGGGGGTCGGTCCGGACTACGATCCGGCCACCCGGGTCCGCCGGCCCGAGGTCGCCGGGGAGCGGTGA
- a CDS encoding pyridoxamine 5'-phosphate oxidase family protein has product MAWWSDLVESEPEFAARVRDRFTVRKHGTMATLRRDGSPRISGTEFDFTADGQLRLGSMAGALKALDLRRDPRVALHCPTEDTPEDDPTSWGGDAKIAGVAHEEPPAEDGSHRFRVELTEVVLTRVGDPPDHLVILSWHPERGLRRRERR; this is encoded by the coding sequence ATGGCATGGTGGTCCGACCTGGTCGAGTCCGAACCCGAGTTCGCGGCGCGCGTCCGCGACCGGTTCACGGTACGCAAGCACGGCACGATGGCGACCCTGCGCCGGGACGGCTCGCCCCGGATCAGCGGTACGGAGTTCGACTTCACCGCCGACGGTCAGCTCCGGCTGGGCAGCATGGCCGGCGCCTTGAAGGCGCTGGACCTGCGGCGCGACCCCCGGGTGGCGCTGCACTGCCCGACGGAGGACACCCCGGAGGACGACCCGACGTCCTGGGGCGGGGACGCGAAGATCGCCGGGGTGGCGCACGAGGAGCCGCCGGCCGAGGACGGGTCGCACCGGTTCCGGGTCGAGCTGACCGAGGTGGTGCTGACCCGGGTGGGCGACCCGCCGGACCACCTGGTGATCCTCAGTTGGCACCCGGAGCGCGGTCTGCGGCGGCGTGAGCGCCGCTGA